One stretch of Variovorax sp. TBS-050B DNA includes these proteins:
- a CDS encoding M3 family metallopeptidase — protein sequence MTNPLLDFTDLPLFDRIRPEHVAPAVDTLLADAEKALQTVTAADFPADWNAISRVLDVASERFSRAWGAVGHLNAVADTPELRAAYNEAMPRVTAFWTRLGSDERLYAKYKAIDPSTLNPEQRQAHRNAVRNFVLGGAELQGEAKKRFAEIQERQAELSQKFSENALDATDAFAYYAQFGELEGVPEDVVSAARATAEAEGKDGYKLTLKMPCYLPVMQFAKSSALRETLYRAYVTRASELGDPAFDNTVLINEILLLREEEARLLGYRNYGELSVVPKMAESPEQVIKFLRDLAAKAKPYGERDLADLRVFASEQLGIADPQPWDWTYVGEKLKEARYAFSEQEVKQYFPAPKVMAGLFKIVETLFEVSIRRDSAPTWHPSVEFYRIERQTADGPQKVGQFYLDPSARAAKRGGAWMDDVRARWLRPDSGTLQTPVAQLVCNFASGVDGKPPLLTHDDVTTLFHEFGHGLHHMLTQVDERDVSGISGVEWDAVELPSQFMENFCWEWDVLRHMTAHVDTGEPLPRALFDKMTAAKNFQSGLQTLRQIEFSLFDMLLHTEYQASAAPAGGVLALLAKVRAEVAVMPSPPFSRTPNTFSHIFSGGYAAGYYSYKWAEVLSADAYAAFEETMGADGQPDIETGRRYRQAILEAGGSRSAMESFKAFRGREPQLDALLRHQGMAQAEPA from the coding sequence ATGACCAACCCCCTCCTGGACTTCACCGACCTGCCGCTGTTCGATCGCATCCGGCCCGAGCATGTCGCGCCCGCCGTCGACACGCTGCTCGCCGATGCCGAGAAGGCGCTGCAGACCGTGACCGCGGCCGACTTCCCGGCCGACTGGAACGCGATCTCCAGGGTGCTCGACGTGGCCTCCGAGCGCTTCAGCCGCGCCTGGGGCGCCGTCGGCCATCTCAACGCCGTGGCCGATACGCCGGAACTGCGTGCCGCCTACAACGAGGCGATGCCGCGCGTCACCGCCTTCTGGACCCGGCTCGGTTCCGACGAGCGGCTCTATGCCAAGTACAAGGCCATCGACCCGTCCACGCTGAATCCGGAGCAGCGCCAGGCGCATCGCAACGCGGTGCGCAACTTCGTGCTCGGCGGCGCCGAACTGCAGGGCGAAGCCAAGAAGCGCTTCGCCGAGATCCAGGAGCGCCAGGCCGAGTTGAGCCAGAAGTTCAGCGAGAACGCGCTGGATGCGACCGACGCCTTCGCCTACTACGCCCAGTTCGGCGAACTCGAGGGCGTGCCCGAAGACGTGGTGAGCGCGGCGCGCGCGACCGCCGAGGCCGAGGGCAAGGACGGCTACAAGCTCACGCTCAAGATGCCCTGCTACCTGCCCGTGATGCAGTTCGCGAAGAGCAGCGCGCTGCGCGAGACGCTCTACCGCGCCTACGTCACGCGCGCCAGCGAACTCGGCGACCCGGCCTTCGACAACACGGTGCTCATCAACGAGATCCTGCTGCTGCGCGAGGAAGAGGCCCGGCTCCTGGGCTACAGGAACTACGGCGAGCTCTCGGTCGTGCCGAAGATGGCCGAATCGCCCGAGCAGGTGATCAAGTTCCTGCGCGACCTCGCGGCCAAGGCCAAGCCCTATGGCGAGCGCGACCTCGCGGACCTGCGCGTCTTCGCCTCGGAGCAGCTCGGCATCGCCGATCCGCAGCCCTGGGACTGGACCTACGTCGGCGAGAAGCTCAAGGAAGCGCGCTATGCGTTCAGCGAGCAGGAGGTCAAGCAGTACTTCCCGGCGCCGAAGGTCATGGCGGGCCTGTTCAAGATCGTCGAGACCCTGTTCGAGGTGAGCATCCGCCGCGACAGCGCGCCGACCTGGCATCCGAGCGTCGAGTTCTACCGCATCGAACGGCAGACCGCCGACGGTCCGCAGAAGGTCGGGCAGTTCTACCTCGACCCGTCCGCGCGCGCGGCCAAGCGCGGCGGCGCCTGGATGGACGACGTGCGCGCCCGCTGGCTGCGCCCCGACAGCGGCACGCTGCAGACGCCGGTGGCGCAGCTCGTATGCAACTTCGCGAGCGGCGTGGACGGCAAGCCGCCGCTGCTCACGCACGACGACGTGACCACCCTCTTCCACGAATTCGGCCACGGCCTGCACCACATGCTCACGCAGGTGGACGAGCGCGACGTCTCCGGCATCAGCGGCGTCGAATGGGACGCCGTGGAACTGCCGAGCCAGTTCATGGAGAACTTCTGCTGGGAGTGGGACGTGCTCCGGCACATGACCGCCCACGTCGACACCGGCGAGCCGCTGCCGCGCGCGCTGTTCGACAAGATGACCGCGGCCAAGAACTTCCAGAGCGGGCTGCAGACGCTGCGCCAGATCGAGTTCTCGCTGTTCGACATGCTGCTGCACACCGAGTACCAGGCGTCGGCCGCGCCCGCGGGCGGCGTGCTCGCGCTGCTCGCCAAGGTGCGCGCCGAAGTGGCGGTGATGCCTTCGCCCCCGTTCAGCCGCACGCCGAACACCTTCAGCCACATCTTCTCGGGCGGCTATGCGGCCGGCTACTACAGCTACAAATGGGCCGAGGTGCTGAGCGCCGACGCCTACGCGGCCTTCGAGGAAACCATGGGGGCCGACGGCCAGCCCGACATCGAGACCGGCCGCAGGTACCGCCAGGCCATCCTCGAAGCCGGCGGCAGCCGCAGCGCCATGGAGTCGTTCAAGGCTTTCCGCGGCCGCGAGCCCCAGCTTGACGCGCTGCTGCGACACCAGGGCATGGCGCAGGCCGAGCCCGCTTGA
- the dnaQ gene encoding DNA polymerase III subunit epsilon, which yields MTRQIVLDTETTGLSAENGDRIIELGCVELFARKLTGNDLHIYFNPERESHEDALKVHGLTTDFLRDKPKFATLANDIVEYLRGAELIIHNAAFDVGFLNKEFERAGLPPLQSFVGEVTDTLAMAKQVYPGKRNSLDALCDRFGVDRSNRTFHGAKLDAQLLADVYINLTRGQDALLIDVAANEPAQGGTTVVAIDLSQFELPVIMAGEQELAAHEALLSQLDKSSNGRTLFRQNG from the coding sequence ATGACGCGCCAGATCGTCCTCGACACCGAGACCACCGGCCTGTCCGCCGAGAACGGCGACCGCATCATCGAGCTCGGCTGCGTCGAGCTGTTCGCGCGCAAGCTCACGGGCAACGACCTGCACATCTACTTCAACCCGGAGCGCGAGAGCCACGAGGACGCGCTCAAGGTGCACGGCCTCACGACCGACTTCCTGCGCGACAAGCCGAAGTTCGCCACGCTCGCGAACGACATCGTCGAGTACCTGCGCGGCGCCGAGCTGATCATCCACAACGCGGCCTTCGACGTCGGCTTCCTCAACAAGGAGTTCGAGCGCGCCGGCCTGCCGCCGCTGCAGAGCTTCGTCGGCGAAGTGACCGACACGCTTGCGATGGCGAAGCAGGTCTACCCGGGGAAGCGCAATTCGCTCGATGCGCTGTGCGACCGCTTCGGCGTGGACCGTTCGAACCGCACCTTCCACGGCGCCAAGCTCGACGCGCAGCTGCTGGCCGACGTCTACATCAACCTCACGCGCGGCCAGGATGCGCTGCTGATCGATGTAGCCGCGAACGAGCCTGCGCAGGGCGGCACGACCGTGGTCGCCATCGACCTGAGCCAGTTCGAGCTGCCGGTCATCATGGCCGGGGAGCAGGAGCTCGCAGCGCACGAGGCGCTGTTGTCGCAGCTCGACAAATCGAGCAACGGCCGCACGCTGTTTCGGCAAAACGGCTGA
- the folD gene encoding bifunctional methylenetetrahydrofolate dehydrogenase/methenyltetrahydrofolate cyclohydrolase FolD: MTAQLIDGNALAQTIRAEVAGRTAALKARGVNPALSIILVGEDPASQVYTRHKVNDSTQTGLAATLETYPADMSEADLLARIRTLNDDPKVHGILVQLPLPKHMDSQKVIETISPAKDVDGFHVASAGALMTGAPGFWPCTPYGCMKMLESIGYDLRGKHAVVIGRSNIVGKPMAMMLLAKSATVTICHSATQDLGAITRQADVIVAAVGKRNLLTADMVKPGAVVIDVGMNRKEDGKLAGDVDFDGVKEVAGWITPVPGGVGPMTRAMLLANTLEAAERAAR, translated from the coding sequence ATGACCGCCCAACTGATCGACGGCAACGCCCTCGCCCAAACCATTCGCGCCGAAGTCGCCGGCCGCACCGCTGCGCTCAAGGCGCGCGGCGTCAATCCCGCCCTTTCCATCATCCTCGTGGGCGAAGACCCCGCGAGCCAGGTCTACACCAGGCACAAGGTCAACGACAGCACGCAGACCGGGCTCGCGGCCACGCTCGAGACCTATCCGGCCGACATGAGCGAGGCCGACCTGCTGGCGCGCATCCGCACGCTCAACGACGACCCGAAGGTGCACGGCATCCTCGTGCAGCTGCCGCTGCCGAAGCACATGGACAGCCAGAAGGTCATCGAGACCATCTCGCCCGCCAAGGACGTCGACGGCTTCCACGTCGCGAGCGCCGGCGCGCTGATGACCGGCGCGCCGGGCTTCTGGCCCTGCACGCCCTACGGCTGCATGAAGATGCTCGAATCGATCGGCTACGACCTGCGCGGCAAGCATGCGGTCGTCATCGGCCGCAGCAACATCGTCGGCAAGCCGATGGCCATGATGCTGCTCGCGAAGAGCGCCACGGTGACCATCTGCCACAGCGCCACGCAGGACCTCGGTGCCATCACGCGGCAGGCCGACGTCATCGTCGCCGCCGTGGGCAAGCGCAACCTGCTGACGGCCGACATGGTGAAGCCGGGTGCGGTCGTGATCGACGTCGGCATGAACCGCAAGGAAGACGGCAAGCTCGCCGGCGACGTGGACTTCGACGGCGTCAAGGAAGTGGCCGGCTGGATCACGCCCGTGCCGGGCGGCGTCGGCCCGATGACGCGCGCCATGCTGCTCGCCAACACCCTTGAAGCCGCCGAACGCGCCGCCAGATAA
- a CDS encoding stereocilin, with protein sequence MATHPDLPPDLPVEPDEGPSNPPDDEPTEPEPPPS encoded by the coding sequence ATGGCCACACATCCCGATCTTCCGCCCGACCTGCCCGTGGAGCCCGACGAGGGGCCGAGCAACCCGCCGGACGACGAACCCACCGAACCCGAGCCGCCGCCGTCCTGA
- a CDS encoding DUF883 family protein, which produces MSASNNIEAAAEDIASDVRGVLASKDLDSVPHIKALRQRIDSKLAIARELAAEKSKLAAKKAREAATSANAYAHDEPWQIAGAALAVGVLVGLLLGRR; this is translated from the coding sequence ATGAGTGCATCCAACAACATCGAAGCAGCAGCTGAAGACATCGCGAGCGACGTTCGCGGCGTGCTGGCCAGCAAGGACCTGGATTCGGTTCCCCACATCAAGGCGCTGCGCCAGCGCATCGACTCCAAGCTCGCGATCGCCCGCGAACTCGCTGCCGAGAAGAGCAAGCTCGCCGCGAAGAAGGCGCGCGAAGCGGCCACCTCGGCCAATGCCTACGCCCATGACGAACCGTGGCAGATCGCCGGCGCAGCGCTGGCCGTCGGCGTGCTGGTGGGCCTGCTGCTTGGCCGCCGCTGA
- a CDS encoding response regulator transcription factor has translation MSLIPKKGTVYVVDDDEAVRDSLQWLLEGKDYRVRCFDSAESFLSRYDPREVACLIVDIRMAGMTGLELQDRLIERRSPLPIMVITGHGDVPMAVDSMKKGAMDFIQKPFNDEELVSLVERMLEHARGAFTQHQQSASRDALLSKLTGREAQVLERIVAGRLNKQIADDLGISIKTVEAHRANIMEKLNANTVADLLKIALGQAAPAAKA, from the coding sequence ATGAGTTTGATTCCGAAGAAGGGCACTGTCTATGTCGTCGACGACGACGAGGCCGTACGAGATTCGCTGCAATGGCTTCTCGAAGGCAAGGACTACCGGGTGCGATGTTTCGATTCGGCCGAGTCCTTCCTCTCCCGCTACGACCCGCGCGAAGTCGCCTGCCTGATCGTCGACATCCGCATGGCGGGCATGACCGGCCTCGAACTGCAGGACCGGCTCATCGAGCGACGCTCCCCGCTGCCGATCATGGTCATCACCGGTCACGGCGACGTGCCGATGGCGGTCGACAGCATGAAGAAGGGCGCGATGGACTTCATCCAGAAGCCCTTCAACGACGAAGAACTCGTCAGCCTCGTCGAACGCATGCTCGAACACGCGCGCGGCGCCTTCACCCAGCACCAGCAATCGGCCAGCCGCGACGCGCTGCTGTCCAAGCTCACCGGCCGCGAGGCGCAGGTGCTCGAGCGCATCGTCGCCGGCCGCCTCAACAAGCAGATCGCCGACGACCTCGGCATCAGCATCAAGACCGTCGAGGCGCACCGCGCCAACATCATGGAAAAGCTCAACGCGAACACCGTCGCCGATCTGCTCAAGATCGCGCTTGGACAGGCCGCGCCCGCGGCCAAGGCCTGA
- a CDS encoding glutaredoxin family protein — MHPMTHPTSSLPRLAGLVLLLAAAGAMAQPIYRNVDKNGKVTFSDRAPSASTEPAAAPQAGIVPPANAGLPYELRQVAQRYPVTLYSGEDCAPCGAARSLLVTRGIPFEERIVKSNLDVEALQRLSSQVSLPLLTVGSQQLKGFSDVEWSQYLDAAGYPKSNSLPAGYRNPPARPLVAAQQQAPAAPAAPAAAQPAAAPQPAAPAPSGPTPSNPAGIKF; from the coding sequence ATGCATCCGATGACCCACCCGACATCCTCCTTGCCGCGCCTGGCCGGCCTCGTCCTGCTGCTGGCCGCCGCCGGCGCCATGGCCCAGCCGATCTACCGCAACGTCGACAAGAACGGCAAGGTCACCTTCTCGGACCGCGCGCCGAGCGCCAGCACCGAGCCGGCCGCTGCGCCGCAGGCGGGCATCGTGCCGCCGGCCAATGCCGGCTTGCCGTACGAACTGCGGCAGGTCGCGCAGCGCTATCCCGTCACGCTCTACAGCGGCGAGGACTGCGCGCCCTGCGGCGCGGCGCGCTCGCTGCTCGTCACGCGCGGCATTCCGTTCGAGGAACGCATCGTGAAGAGCAACCTGGACGTCGAGGCGCTGCAGCGCCTGAGCAGCCAGGTGTCGCTGCCGCTGCTGACCGTCGGCTCGCAGCAGCTCAAGGGCTTTTCGGACGTGGAATGGTCGCAGTACCTCGACGCGGCAGGCTACCCCAAGAGCAACAGCCTGCCCGCCGGCTACCGCAACCCGCCGGCACGGCCGCTGGTCGCCGCCCAGCAGCAGGCGCCCGCGGCACCCGCTGCACCCGCGGCAGCGCAGCCCGCGGCGGCCCCGCAACCCGCCGCCCCCGCGCCCAGCGGGCCGACGCCGAGCAATCCGGCCGGCATCAAGTTCTGA
- a CDS encoding NAD(P)/FAD-dependent oxidoreductase, producing MDELDCAVIGGGVVGLAVARALALAGREVVVLESEGAIGTGTSSRNSEVIHAGIYYPQGSLKARLCVEGRQALYEYAAERGVPHRRCGKLIVATSAEQVGQLETIRAKAAANGVDDLEMITARQAAAMEPQLHCVAALHSPGTGIVDSHALMLSLLGDLENAGGMLALKSPVARAECGADAIVLIAEDGTALRCNTVVNAAGLGAPGLARRFEGLPAAAVPKAWFAKGSYFTLSGRAPFGRLIYPVPEPGGLGVHLTIDLGGQAKFGPDVQWVESVDDLVVDPARGDGFYAEVRKYWPALPDGGLIPGYAGMRPKISGPHEPASDFVIDGPATHGVRGLVNLFGIESPGLTSCLAIGRHVAQMVASA from the coding sequence ATGGACGAACTCGATTGCGCCGTCATCGGCGGTGGTGTGGTGGGCCTGGCCGTGGCGCGTGCGTTGGCGCTGGCGGGCAGGGAAGTGGTGGTGCTCGAATCGGAGGGTGCGATCGGCACCGGCACCAGTTCCCGCAACAGCGAAGTGATTCACGCCGGCATCTACTATCCACAAGGATCGCTGAAGGCCCGGCTCTGCGTGGAAGGGCGCCAGGCGCTCTACGAATACGCCGCCGAGCGCGGTGTGCCGCACCGGCGTTGCGGCAAGCTCATCGTGGCGACCTCCGCCGAGCAGGTGGGGCAGCTCGAAACGATCCGCGCCAAGGCGGCGGCCAATGGCGTCGACGACCTCGAGATGATCACGGCCCGGCAGGCGGCGGCGATGGAGCCGCAGCTGCATTGCGTCGCCGCGCTGCATTCCCCGGGCACCGGCATCGTCGACAGCCATGCGTTGATGCTGAGCCTGCTCGGCGACCTGGAGAACGCGGGCGGCATGCTGGCGCTGAAATCGCCGGTCGCGCGCGCCGAGTGCGGCGCCGATGCCATCGTGCTGATCGCGGAGGATGGCACGGCACTGCGCTGCAACACCGTGGTCAACGCCGCCGGGCTCGGTGCACCCGGGCTCGCGCGCCGCTTCGAGGGGCTGCCGGCAGCGGCGGTGCCGAAGGCCTGGTTCGCGAAGGGCAGCTATTTCACCCTGTCGGGCCGCGCGCCGTTCGGACGCCTGATCTATCCGGTGCCCGAGCCCGGCGGCCTGGGCGTGCACCTGACGATCGACCTGGGCGGCCAGGCGAAGTTCGGGCCGGACGTGCAATGGGTGGAATCGGTGGACGACCTCGTGGTGGACCCTGCGCGCGGCGACGGCTTCTACGCCGAGGTGCGCAAGTACTGGCCTGCGCTGCCCGATGGCGGGCTCATCCCGGGTTACGCGGGCATGCGGCCGAAGATCTCCGGGCCGCACGAGCCCGCGAGCGACTTCGTCATCGACGGGCCTGCGACGCACGGGGTGCGCGGGCTGGTCAATCTTTTCGGCATCGAATCGCCGGGGCTCACGAGTTGCCTCGCCATCGGCCGTCACGTGGCGCAGATGGTCGCGTCCGCCTGA
- a CDS encoding quinone-dependent dihydroorotate dehydrogenase, with amino-acid sequence MPLLPSSLYGLARPFLFGLDPEHAHELTLDGLARTQNTPLACTYAAARVEDAVTLAGLRFPNRVGLAAGLDKNARCIDAFAAMGFGFVEVGTVTPRAQPGNPKPRMFRLPARHALINRLGFNNEGLAAFLANVQKARFRQAARDGKPPMLLGLNIGKNASTPIERAVDDYVACLDGVYPHADYVTINISSPNTANLRSLQSDEALDALLGALAQRREALAAQSGRRVPLFVKIAPDLEEQQVALIAATLRRHGMDGVIATNTTLARDAVAGLPHADEAGGLSGAPVREASNRVVAQLRAALGPGFPIIGVGGILSAADAMAKIAAGADVVQIYTGLIYRGPGLVREAAQALLQQGRSVA; translated from the coding sequence ATGCCCCTGCTACCTTCCTCGCTCTACGGCCTGGCCCGGCCCTTCCTGTTCGGTCTGGACCCGGAGCATGCCCACGAACTGACGCTCGACGGCCTGGCCCGCACCCAGAACACGCCGCTGGCCTGCACCTACGCCGCCGCCCGCGTGGAGGATGCGGTCACGCTCGCCGGGCTGCGCTTTCCCAACCGCGTGGGCCTCGCGGCGGGACTCGACAAGAACGCGCGCTGCATCGATGCCTTCGCGGCCATGGGTTTCGGCTTCGTCGAGGTCGGCACGGTCACGCCCCGGGCGCAGCCCGGCAATCCGAAACCGCGCATGTTCCGGCTGCCCGCCCGCCATGCGCTGATCAACCGCCTCGGCTTCAACAACGAAGGCCTGGCCGCCTTCCTCGCCAACGTGCAGAAGGCGCGGTTCCGCCAGGCCGCGCGTGACGGCAAGCCGCCGATGCTGCTGGGCCTCAACATCGGCAAGAACGCGAGCACGCCGATCGAACGCGCGGTGGATGACTATGTCGCCTGCCTAGACGGCGTGTACCCGCATGCGGACTACGTGACGATCAACATCTCCAGCCCCAACACGGCCAACCTGCGCTCGCTGCAGAGCGACGAGGCGCTCGATGCGCTGCTGGGTGCGCTGGCCCAGCGGCGTGAAGCGCTCGCCGCCCAGAGCGGCCGGCGCGTTCCGCTGTTCGTGAAGATCGCGCCCGATCTGGAGGAGCAGCAGGTCGCCCTCATCGCCGCGACGCTGCGGCGCCACGGCATGGACGGCGTGATCGCCACCAACACCACGCTCGCCCGCGACGCGGTGGCCGGCCTGCCGCATGCCGATGAAGCCGGCGGTCTCTCGGGCGCGCCGGTGCGCGAAGCCAGCAACCGCGTGGTCGCGCAGCTGCGCGCGGCGCTGGGGCCGGGCTTTCCGATCATCGGGGTGGGCGGCATCCTGAGCGCGGCCGATGCCATGGCCAAGATCGCGGCCGGTGCCGACGTGGTGCAGATCTACACCGGGCTCATCTACCGCGGCCCCGGGCTCGTGCGCGAAGCGGCGCAGGCTTTGCTGCAGCAGGGCCGCAGCGTGGCCTGA
- the rpiA gene encoding ribose-5-phosphate isomerase RpiA: MTAPVSPASTSSGTPAAGAISQDELKAQVGRAALAYVTPGEIVGVGTGSTVNKFIDALAAIKDQIRGAVSSSVASTERLRALGIAVFDSNEVEELGVYIDGADEIDHRGFMIKGGGAALTREKIVAAQSRRFVCIADESKLVQTLGAFPLPVEVIPMAARRVMRQFEAMGGVAQVREKEGLPLVTDNGQHIVDVTGLRISEPVAFESEVSQWPGVVTVGVFAHQKAHVCLLGTPAGVRTLQFD; encoded by the coding sequence ATGACCGCACCCGTTTCTCCCGCTTCCACTTCGTCCGGCACCCCGGCCGCCGGCGCGATCTCCCAGGACGAACTCAAGGCGCAGGTCGGCCGCGCCGCGTTGGCCTACGTGACCCCGGGCGAAATCGTCGGCGTGGGGACCGGCTCGACGGTGAACAAGTTCATCGATGCGCTGGCCGCCATCAAGGACCAGATCCGGGGCGCGGTCTCGAGCTCGGTGGCCTCGACCGAGCGCCTGCGCGCGCTGGGCATTGCGGTGTTCGACAGCAACGAGGTCGAGGAACTCGGCGTCTACATCGACGGCGCCGACGAGATCGATCACCGCGGCTTCATGATCAAGGGCGGCGGCGCGGCGCTCACGCGCGAGAAGATCGTCGCGGCGCAGTCTCGGCGTTTCGTCTGCATCGCCGACGAATCCAAGCTCGTGCAGACGCTCGGCGCCTTTCCGCTGCCGGTGGAGGTGATTCCGATGGCGGCGCGCCGCGTCATGCGCCAGTTCGAGGCGATGGGCGGGGTGGCCCAGGTGCGTGAAAAGGAAGGGCTGCCGCTGGTGACCGACAACGGCCAGCACATCGTCGACGTGACCGGCCTGCGCATCAGCGAACCGGTGGCGTTCGAGTCGGAAGTCAGCCAGTGGCCCGGCGTGGTCACCGTGGGTGTGTTCGCGCACCAGAAGGCCCATGTCTGCCTGCTCGGCACGCCTGCGGGCGTGCGGACGCTGCAGTTCGACTGA
- the fdx gene encoding ISC system 2Fe-2S type ferredoxin, producing MPIIKILPHPEYCPEGAEIKAPTGTSICEALLDNHIDIEHACEMSCACTTCHVIVRKGFDSLNEAEEGEEDLLDRAWGLEPQSRLSCQAILAKEDLTVEIPKYSINHAKENH from the coding sequence ATGCCGATCATCAAGATACTGCCGCACCCCGAGTACTGCCCCGAGGGTGCAGAGATCAAGGCGCCCACCGGCACCTCGATCTGCGAGGCGCTGCTCGACAACCACATCGACATCGAACACGCGTGCGAGATGAGCTGCGCCTGCACCACCTGCCACGTGATCGTGCGCAAGGGCTTCGATTCGCTCAACGAAGCCGAGGAGGGCGAGGAAGACCTGCTCGACCGCGCCTGGGGCCTGGAGCCACAATCGCGCCTGAGCTGCCAGGCCATCCTGGCGAAGGAAGACCTGACGGTCGAGATCCCGAAGTATTCGATCAACCACGCCAAGGAAAACCACTGA
- a CDS encoding phage holin family protein, whose translation MKLLSLFGLDARLRRLRIAAAEGALAAEDRMQLLRMAWEDEKQRLKMALALVVAVGGLTTVAAALLSMAVVVHFWDTPHRIAAAWWVAGVWALLWLGAAIGLLLTLRRASNSFVPARREFERDWAWVQESFGIGKDPDADEEAPRPRRPATREELLARMERQRERIATLQAPRTDASAAAGAPKAPPADETAGAAALRIAKEHPVAVGAAAAIALVVVRPRRLLRWTAFIAPVLWRMR comes from the coding sequence ATGAAGCTGCTGTCCTTGTTCGGGCTCGACGCCCGCCTGCGGCGCCTGCGCATTGCGGCGGCCGAAGGCGCACTCGCCGCCGAAGACCGCATGCAGCTCCTGCGCATGGCGTGGGAGGACGAGAAGCAGCGCCTGAAGATGGCGCTGGCGCTCGTGGTGGCGGTGGGCGGCCTGACCACGGTGGCCGCGGCCTTGCTGTCCATGGCGGTGGTGGTCCATTTCTGGGACACGCCGCACCGCATTGCCGCGGCATGGTGGGTGGCCGGCGTGTGGGCGCTGCTCTGGCTCGGTGCCGCGATCGGCCTGCTCCTGACGCTTCGCCGCGCCTCGAACAGCTTCGTGCCCGCGCGGCGCGAGTTCGAGCGCGACTGGGCCTGGGTGCAGGAGAGCTTCGGCATCGGCAAGGACCCCGACGCGGACGAAGAGGCACCGCGGCCGCGGCGCCCGGCCACGCGCGAGGAGCTGCTCGCCCGCATGGAGCGGCAGCGCGAGCGCATCGCCACGCTGCAGGCGCCGCGTACCGACGCCTCTGCCGCTGCGGGCGCCCCGAAAGCCCCGCCGGCCGACGAAACGGCCGGTGCCGCGGCGCTGCGGATCGCGAAGGAGCATCCGGTGGCCGTCGGCGCGGCGGCCGCCATCGCGCTGGTGGTGGTCCGCCCCAGGCGGCTCCTGCGCTGGACGGCGTTCATTGCGCCGGTGCTCTGGCGCATGCGCTGA